Proteins found in one Serratia plymuthica genomic segment:
- a CDS encoding MFS transporter, whose translation MTSTLCNEQQKPGVPAQIATRLAFFIAGFGMAAWAPLVPFAKARIGIDDGSLGLLLLCIGAGSMLAMPLTGYLTGRLGCRPVILLAGLALCLDLPLLALMDSTAGMALALLLFGAAIGMIDVAMNVQAVVVERASGKAMMSGFHGFFSVGGIAGAGSVSVMLWLGLSPLSATLISVLTIAALLALASRNLLRESGGEEGGPMFVLPRGWVMFIGILCFIMFLAEGSMLDWSALFLTTLRGVASGQAGLGYALFSITMTIGRLNGDRMVNSLGRYKVLLLGSLCAAIGLSLAIVFNNAMVSLVGFMLVGLGASNVVPILFSAAGNQRDMPANLAIASVTTLGYAGILAGPALIGFIAQFSSLTVAFACVAVLLLAVTASARAVTR comes from the coding sequence ATGACCTCTACCCTGTGCAATGAGCAGCAAAAACCCGGCGTCCCGGCGCAGATCGCCACGCGTCTGGCCTTTTTTATCGCCGGTTTCGGCATGGCCGCCTGGGCGCCGCTGGTACCTTTTGCCAAAGCGCGGATCGGTATTGATGATGGGTCGCTGGGTTTGTTGTTGCTGTGCATCGGCGCCGGTTCCATGCTGGCCATGCCGCTGACCGGCTATCTGACCGGAAGGTTGGGTTGCCGACCGGTGATCCTGCTCGCCGGCCTGGCATTGTGCCTTGATCTTCCCTTGCTGGCGCTGATGGATAGCACCGCCGGCATGGCGCTGGCCCTGTTGCTGTTCGGCGCAGCGATCGGCATGATCGACGTTGCGATGAATGTACAGGCCGTGGTGGTAGAGCGCGCCAGCGGCAAGGCCATGATGTCCGGCTTCCATGGTTTCTTCAGCGTCGGCGGCATAGCCGGTGCCGGTAGCGTCAGCGTAATGCTGTGGTTGGGGTTGTCGCCCTTGTCGGCAACGCTGATTAGCGTACTGACCATTGCAGCCCTGCTGGCGCTCGCCAGCCGCAATTTACTGCGTGAGAGCGGCGGTGAAGAAGGTGGCCCCATGTTCGTGCTGCCGCGCGGCTGGGTGATGTTTATCGGCATCTTGTGCTTTATCATGTTCCTGGCGGAAGGCTCAATGCTCGACTGGAGCGCTTTGTTCCTCACCACTCTGCGCGGCGTCGCGAGCGGCCAGGCCGGATTAGGCTATGCGCTGTTCTCCATCACCATGACCATCGGCAGGTTGAATGGCGATCGGATGGTGAATTCTCTGGGCAGATATAAAGTACTGCTGCTCGGCAGTCTATGTGCAGCTATTGGGCTGAGTCTGGCCATTGTCTTCAACAACGCGATGGTTTCGCTGGTTGGCTTTATGCTGGTCGGGCTGGGAGCCTCCAACGTGGTGCCAATCCTGTTCAGCGCGGCGGGCAACCAGCGGGATATGCCGGCAAACCTGGCCATCGCCTCAGTGACGACCCTGGGCTATGCCGGCATTCTCGCCGGGCCGGCGTTGATCGGCTTCATCGCCCAGTTCTCCAGCCTGACGGTGGCTTTTGCCTGCGTCGCCGTATTACTCCTGGCGGTGACCGCCAGCGCCAGAGCCGTAACCCGTTGA